One Phaseolus vulgaris cultivar G19833 chromosome 11, P. vulgaris v2.0, whole genome shotgun sequence genomic window carries:
- the LOC137818042 gene encoding glycosyl hydrolase 5 family protein-like, which translates to MIPMVTKRAITVLLYVTVLQTVKGFPLHTSDRWIVNENGKRVKLACVNWVSHLDTVVAEGLSQQPLDTISKRIKSMGFNCVRLTWPLLLLTNHSLASLTVRNSFKNLALLQSIDAVQAINPSIIDLPLIKAYQEVVKSLGENDVMVILDNHVTVPGWCCSSMDGNGFFGDQYFDPDLWIIGLTNMATLFKGVSNVVGMSLRNELRGPKQDVNQWYRYMPKGAEAVHAANPEVLVILSGLNFDTDLSFIKEEALKLSFNGKLVLEVHWYSFSEGKSWTSSNENQVCGEVTENQMRIAGFLLDQGLPLFVSEFGLDLRGSDANDNRYINCFMAFAAQLDLDWALWTLGGSYYIRKGVVGMNESYGILNSDWSEVSNPSFLQRISAIQIPFRGPGLSEAKPFKVIFHPLTGFCIIRKSLVEALRLGPCSNSDGWEYTEQNILSIKGTNFCLQAEGEGKQAKIGNICLAPNSRWEMISDSKMHLSTQINNSSGLCLDVDNNNIIVTNTCKCLSKDNTCEPASQWFKVVDSTRNN; encoded by the exons ATGATCCCTATGGTAACAAAAAGAGCAATAACAGTGCTGCTATATGTGACAGTTCTCCAAACTGTGAAGGGTTTTCCACTACACACCAGTGATAGGTGGATTGTGAATGAAAATGGGAAGAGGGTGAAGCTAGCATGTGTGAATTGGGTGTCTCATTTGGATACTGTTGTTGCTGAGGGCTTAAGCCAACAACCTTTGGATACGATTTCCAAGAGAATCAAGTCTATGGGGTTCAACTGTGTGAGACTCACATGGCCACTTCTCTTGCTCACCAATCACTCTCTTGCTTCTCTCACTGTCAGAAACTCTTTCAAAAACCTTGCTCTTCTTCAATCCATCGATGCTGTTCAAGCCATCAACCCCTCCATCATCGATCTTCCCCTCATCAAAGCTTACCAG GAAGTGGTGAAAAGCCTGGGAGAAAATGATGTAATGGTGATTTTGGACAATCACGTGACTGTACCAGGGTGGTGTTGCAGTAGCATGGATGGCAATGGGTTCTTTGGGGATCAGTATTTTGATCCTGATCTCTGGATTATTGGCCTTACCAATATGGCTACACTTTTCAAAGGGGTGAGTAATGTGGTAGGCATGAGCTTGAGGAATGAGTTACGAGGTCCCAAACAAGATGTCAACCAATGGTACAG GTATATGCCAAAGGGAGCAGAAGCAGTGCATGCAGCAAATCCAGAAGTTCTTGTCATTCTTTCTGGTCTAAACTTTGACACTGACCTATCATTCATAAAAGAGGAGGCATTGAAACTGAGCTTCAATGGAAAACTAGTGTTGGAGGTGCACTGGTATAGCTTCAGTGAGGGTAAATCATGGACCTCAAGTAATGAAAACCAAGTGTGTGGGGAAGTCACAGAAAATCAAATGAGAATTGCAGGGTTCTTGTTGGACCAAGGATTGCCATTGTTTGTCAGTGAGTTTGGGCTGGACTTGAGAGGCTCAGATGCCAATGACAACAGATACATAAACTGTTTCATGGCCTTTGCAGCCCAACTTGACTTGGACTGGGCCCTATGGACACTTGGTGGGAGTTACTACATAAGAAAAGGAGTTGTTGGAATGAATGAGTCTTATGGTATTCTCAATTCAGATTGGAGTGAGGTTAGCAACCCTAGTTTCTTGCAAAGGATCTCAGCTATTCAAATTCCTTTTCGAG GGCCAGGTTTATCAGAAGCAAAACCATTCAAAGTGATTTTTCACCCCTTGACAGGTTTTTGCATCATAAGAAAGTCACTGGTTGAGGCATTGAGGTTGGGACCTTGTTCTAACTCTGATGGATGGGAGTACACAGAGCAAAACATACTATCAATAAAGGGTACCAATTTCTGTTTACAAGCAGAGGGAGAAGGGAAGCAAGCAAAAATTGGGAATATATGTTTAGCTCCCAATTCAAGATGGGAAATGATCTCTGATTCAAAGATGCATCTATCAACTCAAATCAATAACTCTTCTGGTCTTTGTCTTGATGTAGACAACAATAACATCATTGTCACCAACACTTGCAAATGTCTAAGCAAAGATAACACTTGTGAACCTGCAAGCCAATGGTTTAAAGTTGTTGACAGCACAAGGAATAATTAA
- the LOC137833968 gene encoding uncharacterized protein, whose amino-acid sequence MHPHDPGFRVTSLSVTNFALSESQVLGRYEVGLTITNPNKIKTQVVLLHFVCLRLYDQLLSEAAVQRQQQRVFLEKLTNMSVKVDFEVRDQHKVVPQVLREDLNKGVVNFKVVLKVKVRFEAGIWPSKDKILDVSCEDLDVEFHSQTKDTGKLLGIGKNCSTKNAAGRA is encoded by the coding sequence ATGCACCCACATGATCCTGGTTTTAGAGTGACATCACTTTCTGTGACCAACTTCGCCCTCTCAGAATCCCAAGTACTAGGAAGGTACGAGGTTGGCCTAACCATAACAAACCCAAACAAGATCAAAACCCAAGTGGTGCTTCTCCATTTTGTCTGCTTGCGGCTTTACGATCAGTTGCTCTCGGAGGCTGCAGTGCAACGGCAGCAACAACGCGTGTTCCTGGAGAAGTTGACGAACATGAGTGTGAAGGTTGACTTTGAAGTGAGGGACCAACACAAGGTGGTGCCTCAGGTTCTGCGTGAGGATTTGAACAAAGGGGTGGTGAACTTCAAGGTGGTTTTGAAGGTTAAGGTTAGATTCGAAGCTGGAATATGGCCAAGCAAGGATAAGATATTGGATGTTTCTTGTGAGGATCTGGATGTGGAGTTCCACTCTCAAACAAAAGACACTGGCAAGCTTTTGGGTATTGGGAAGAACTGCTCCACAAAGAATGCTGCAGGGAGAGCATGA